From Rutidosis leptorrhynchoides isolate AG116_Rl617_1_P2 chromosome 3, CSIRO_AGI_Rlap_v1, whole genome shotgun sequence, a single genomic window includes:
- the LOC139901205 gene encoding uncharacterized protein encodes MDGLMNYQMYYGIIAQLSRKVQAKTPFNLVYGSEAMITAEVFVPTHRVANFDESANEDIICENLNFVKERRLMAALREANNKQQIAKYYNKKVRALAFDVGEWVLQNNEASRAEKLEKLGPNWEGPYQIVEINVAGSYKHQDIEGRHIPNAWHATLLKRYYM; translated from the coding sequence ATGGATGGGTTGATGAATTATCAAATGTATTATGGGATCATCGCACAACTTTCAAGAAAAGTACAGGCAAAAACACCTTTTAACCTTGTGTATGGTTCAGAGGCAATGATTACCGCGGAAGTCTTTGTCCCAACGCATAGAGTTGCTAACTTTGATGAAAGTGCGAATGAAGACATCATTTGTGAAAACTTAAATTTCGTTAAGGAACGCAGGCTTATGGCCGCATTAAGAGAGGCAAACAATAAGCAACAAATTGCCAAGTATTACAACAAGAAGGTGCGCGCGTTAGCCTTCGATGTCGGCGAGTGGGTCTTGCAAAATAATGAAGCAAGTCGTGCTGAAAAACTTGAAAAATTGGGACCTAATTGGGAGGGACCATACCAAATAGTGGAAATCAATGTGGCAGGCTCTTATAAACACCAAGATATTGAAGGGCGCCACATACCTAACGCGTGGCATGCTACTTTGTTGAAAAGATACTACATGTAA